One Nitrospira sp. DNA window includes the following coding sequences:
- a CDS encoding Acetyl-CoA synthetase — MPWTPIIKSRRDWDKVPNLHDYQAVRTGFSWDQARAELDGLPAGQGLNIGHETLVRHASGPLAQRTAIRWLGKNGEVEDYSYARLHELTDRFANVLQALGLSKGDRVFALAGRIPELYVAALGTLKYRAVFCPLFSAFGPEPIRARLAIGQAKVLMTTEALYQRKVAAIRDALPYLEHILLIGEEGRAPNVPNTQDFHRLLQEASSDYRIEPTDPEDIALLHFTSGTTGKPKGAIHVHGAVVAHHITGRLALDFHPEDIFWCTADPGWVTGTSYGIIAPLTNGLTSIVDEADFDAERWYGILQDQRVSVWYTAPTAIRMMMKVGVDLVRKYDLRRLRFLASVGEPLNPEAVVWGQETFGHPFHDNWWQTETGGIMIANYAAMDVRPGSMGRPLPGIEAGIVRKTDQGDIEVVDQAGVQGELALRPGWPSMFRGYWNEPERYSKCFAGGWYLTGDVAKQDEDGYFWFVGRSDDVIKTSGHLIGPFEVESLLIEHKAVAEAAVIGKPDPVAMEVVKAFVSLKDGFEPNEALRRDLLGFARARLGAAVAPKEITFLPTLPKTRSGKIMRRLLKARELGLPEGDTSTLEG; from the coding sequence ATGCCCTGGACCCCGATCATCAAATCACGGCGCGACTGGGACAAGGTCCCGAACCTCCACGACTACCAAGCGGTTCGGACCGGATTTTCGTGGGACCAGGCGCGTGCCGAACTGGACGGATTGCCTGCGGGACAGGGGCTCAACATCGGCCACGAAACCCTGGTGCGTCATGCGTCAGGCCCCTTGGCGCAGCGGACGGCAATCCGCTGGTTAGGGAAAAACGGAGAGGTTGAAGACTATTCCTATGCGCGACTCCACGAACTGACCGACCGGTTTGCGAATGTCCTGCAAGCGCTCGGCCTGTCCAAGGGCGATCGGGTCTTTGCCCTCGCCGGTCGCATCCCGGAACTGTACGTCGCAGCGCTTGGGACCTTGAAATATCGGGCGGTCTTCTGCCCACTGTTCTCCGCCTTCGGGCCGGAACCGATTCGCGCCAGACTGGCCATCGGTCAGGCCAAGGTGCTGATGACCACCGAGGCGCTCTATCAGCGCAAGGTGGCGGCGATTCGAGACGCGCTTCCTTATCTTGAGCACATCCTGTTGATCGGCGAAGAAGGCCGCGCGCCGAACGTGCCGAACACACAAGACTTTCACCGGCTCCTCCAGGAAGCCTCCTCCGATTATCGCATTGAGCCGACCGATCCCGAAGACATCGCGCTGTTGCATTTCACGAGCGGCACGACCGGCAAGCCCAAGGGGGCGATCCACGTCCACGGTGCCGTCGTCGCGCACCACATCACGGGTAGGCTGGCGCTCGACTTTCACCCGGAGGACATCTTTTGGTGTACGGCGGACCCTGGCTGGGTAACGGGAACTTCCTACGGTATCATTGCCCCGCTGACCAACGGCCTGACCAGCATCGTGGACGAAGCGGATTTTGATGCTGAACGCTGGTACGGGATCCTGCAGGACCAACGGGTCTCGGTCTGGTACACGGCACCGACGGCGATTCGGATGATGATGAAGGTCGGCGTGGATCTCGTGCGGAAGTACGACCTACGGCGCCTGCGCTTTCTGGCCAGTGTCGGCGAACCGCTCAATCCCGAGGCGGTCGTGTGGGGCCAGGAAACGTTCGGTCACCCCTTCCACGACAATTGGTGGCAAACCGAAACCGGCGGCATCATGATCGCCAACTATGCGGCAATGGATGTCAGGCCCGGGTCGATGGGACGGCCCTTGCCGGGCATCGAAGCCGGGATTGTCCGAAAAACAGATCAAGGCGACATCGAGGTCGTCGACCAAGCAGGCGTCCAGGGCGAGTTGGCGCTGCGGCCCGGCTGGCCCTCCATGTTCCGCGGTTATTGGAACGAGCCGGAACGTTACAGTAAATGCTTTGCCGGCGGGTGGTATTTGACCGGGGATGTGGCCAAGCAAGACGAGGACGGCTACTTCTGGTTCGTGGGCCGGTCCGACGACGTGATCAAGACCTCGGGGCATCTGATCGGGCCGTTTGAAGTGGAAAGCCTGTTGATCGAGCACAAGGCGGTGGCGGAAGCCGCGGTGATCGGCAAACCAGACCCGGTGGCCATGGAGGTGGTGAAAGCGTTTGTCTCGCTGAAAGATGGGTTCGAACCGAACGAGGCGCTCCGTCGCGACTTGCTCGGCTTTGCCCGGGCGCGCCTCGGGGCTGCGGTGGCCCCGAAGGAGATCACCTTTCTCCCGACCCTGCCGAAGACCAGAAGCGGGAAAATCATGCGCCGCCTGCTGAAGGCACGCGAACTCGGCTTGCCCGAGGGTGACACCTCGACGCTGGAGGGATGA
- a CDS encoding Integral membrane protein, producing MSRNKLVSIGLLLWYVVISVWMAQAPVDPQFWLIASILPAVFVVLLVATHRVLPLSHASYVLITLFLTLHTVGVHYTYAQVPVGVWMDQALHLGRNHFDRIVHFSFGFLLAYPMEELFRLSAGVRGWLLYYLPVMTVLGLSGLWEIIESWVASALHPELGITYLGSQGDVWDAQKDIAAAFYGALFCVTLLMVARTLRVTQPALQPQGVASESS from the coding sequence GTGAGTCGCAACAAGCTGGTTTCGATCGGATTACTCTTGTGGTATGTGGTTATATCGGTGTGGATGGCGCAGGCTCCGGTCGATCCTCAGTTCTGGCTGATCGCAAGTATTTTGCCGGCCGTCTTTGTCGTCCTGCTGGTCGCCACCCATCGGGTTCTTCCGTTGTCCCATGCCTCCTATGTTCTCATTACCCTGTTTCTGACGCTGCATACCGTCGGTGTCCACTACACCTACGCGCAGGTGCCGGTCGGTGTGTGGATGGATCAGGCGCTGCATCTCGGTCGTAATCACTTCGACCGAATCGTGCATTTCAGCTTCGGGTTCCTGCTGGCCTATCCCATGGAAGAATTGTTTCGGTTGAGCGCGGGCGTGCGAGGATGGCTGCTCTACTATCTTCCCGTCATGACCGTCCTTGGCCTGAGCGGGCTCTGGGAAATCATCGAGTCATGGGTGGCGAGCGCCCTTCACCCGGAGTTGGGCATCACCTATTTAGGTTCTCAGGGGGATGTCTGGGATGCCCAGAAAGACATTGCCGCGGCGTTTTATGGCGCACTGTTCTGTGTGACGTTGCTCATGGTCGCGCGCACTCTGCGTGTCACTCAACCTGCGCTCCAACCGCAGGGCGTCGCTTCAGAATCCTCCTGA
- a CDS encoding Acyl carrier protein gives MSTTTDEREMRSLVLRLLGEIAPEADTASLQPDVSFRDQLDLDSMDFLNFVVALHKEFHIEIPEADYPKYMTLNGCLAQLTAPRT, from the coding sequence ATGAGCACAACAACCGACGAACGCGAGATGCGGAGCCTGGTCCTCCGCCTCCTGGGCGAGATCGCTCCAGAAGCGGATACGGCCTCGTTGCAGCCGGACGTCAGTTTCCGCGATCAACTGGATCTGGATTCGATGGACTTCCTCAACTTCGTCGTCGCATTGCATAAGGAATTCCACATCGAGATCCCGGAAGCCGACTATCCCAAGTACATGACCTTGAACGGCTGCCTCGCCCAACTCACTGCCCCACGAACATGA
- a CDS encoding Dihydrolipoamide acetyltransferase component (E2) of acetoin dehydrogenase complex codes for MAEFLMPTLGADMTEGTLVQWKKREGDHVTKGEIIAEVDTEKAAIEVESHSTGVIERLLTRPGDKVPVGTVMAVIREEGEPMTGPIPAQVATPQAAVPASAPRMDSVLASSPQAGRLRISPAAKKLAAERGIDPTGLQGTGPGGVITLEDIERAPSVAPDITRPADASDRQTRMRQTIAAAMARSKREIPHYYLSTTIDMGRAVMWLREANRQRPITERLLYGVLLIKAVALALRLVPELNALWKDGEAIRSERIHVGTAISLRQGGLVAPALHDADRLSLGELMAKFQDLVRRARAGSLRSSELSDPTITITSLGEQGVETVFGVIYPPQVALVGFGKLVERPWVTNGQILPRQVVVASLSADHRVTDGHRGGLFLAEVDRLLQEPHTL; via the coding sequence ATGGCTGAATTCCTGATGCCGACCCTCGGCGCCGACATGACTGAGGGCACGCTGGTGCAGTGGAAAAAGCGGGAAGGCGACCACGTCACCAAGGGCGAGATCATCGCCGAGGTCGATACGGAGAAGGCCGCGATCGAAGTCGAATCACACAGCACCGGCGTGATCGAACGTCTGCTCACGAGGCCCGGCGACAAGGTCCCGGTCGGCACGGTCATGGCCGTCATTCGCGAAGAAGGCGAGCCAATGACAGGCCCGATTCCGGCACAGGTTGCCACGCCTCAGGCAGCCGTCCCTGCTTCTGCTCCTCGAATGGACAGCGTTCTCGCTTCCTCACCACAGGCCGGCCGCTTGCGCATTTCCCCGGCTGCAAAAAAGTTAGCCGCAGAACGAGGCATTGATCCCACCGGCCTGCAGGGAACCGGCCCAGGGGGGGTCATCACCTTGGAGGATATTGAGCGAGCCCCCTCCGTTGCACCGGATATCACGAGACCGGCCGATGCGTCCGACCGGCAGACCCGCATGAGGCAAACCATCGCCGCAGCCATGGCCCGGTCCAAGCGCGAAATTCCCCATTACTACCTGAGCACCACGATCGACATGGGGCGGGCGGTCATGTGGCTGAGAGAGGCGAATCGGCAGCGCCCAATCACGGAGCGTCTGTTGTACGGCGTGCTCCTCATCAAAGCGGTCGCCCTCGCGCTCCGCCTGGTTCCAGAACTGAACGCGCTGTGGAAGGATGGCGAGGCGATCAGGAGCGAACGGATACATGTCGGCACGGCCATTTCGCTCCGCCAGGGCGGACTGGTCGCACCGGCCTTGCATGACGCCGACCGGCTCAGCCTCGGCGAATTGATGGCGAAGTTTCAAGACCTGGTGAGGCGAGCCCGCGCCGGCTCCTTACGCAGTTCGGAACTATCCGATCCCACCATCACCATCACCAGCCTGGGCGAGCAAGGGGTGGAAACCGTATTCGGAGTGATTTATCCTCCTCAGGTCGCTCTGGTCGGATTCGGCAAGCTCGTCGAACGACCCTGGGTCACAAACGGTCAGATCCTCCCGCGGCAGGTTGTGGTGGCCTCCCTGTCCGCCGATCACCGCGTGACGGACGGGCATCGCGGCGGCTTATTTCTGGCTGAAGTCGATCGTCTATTGCAGGAGCCCCACACCCTATGA
- a CDS encoding Putative enzyme of poly-gamma-glutamate biosynthesis (capsule formation)-like protein, which yields MRPMEIALTGDVMLGRLVDQEVIRQLAVRPEAVWGDVLPILLAADLRLVNLECVISTRGREWRPRSKAFHFRAHPRAIEFLRAASIDAVTLANNHVLDYGTEALLDCLGLLDEAGIKHAGAGRNLAAATAPVFLQVAGGEVAVLALTDNEPEWEAADTKPGVVYVAYDRRGLKEPYRTKVTEAMKAARSRADLLLVSAHVGSNWGTPSAEMRALAHELLDLGADFYWGHSNHTPQGIELYRGKAILYSSGDFIDDYLVDEDERNDLSFLFVLDLERGRIAHILLQPVRIENCRVRLARDQDVWFLQRTMQAKCAVLGTPIVFRDGLGTIVIR from the coding sequence GTGAGACCTATGGAGATCGCATTGACCGGCGATGTGATGCTGGGCCGGTTGGTGGACCAAGAGGTGATCCGGCAGCTGGCCGTCCGGCCCGAGGCCGTCTGGGGCGACGTGCTTCCGATTCTGCTTGCAGCAGATCTGCGACTCGTCAACCTGGAATGCGTGATCAGTACGCGCGGTCGAGAGTGGCGTCCCCGCTCGAAAGCGTTTCATTTTCGGGCCCATCCGAGAGCGATCGAGTTTCTTCGGGCGGCGAGCATCGACGCGGTGACCTTGGCCAATAACCATGTCCTTGATTACGGGACGGAGGCTTTGCTCGACTGCCTCGGGTTGCTCGATGAGGCCGGCATCAAACATGCCGGGGCCGGCCGGAATCTGGCGGCGGCGACGGCGCCGGTGTTCCTTCAAGTCGCAGGCGGCGAGGTTGCGGTGCTGGCGTTGACCGATAACGAGCCGGAGTGGGAAGCCGCTGATACAAAGCCGGGAGTCGTTTACGTGGCCTATGACCGTCGGGGGCTCAAGGAGCCCTATCGAACGAAAGTGACGGAGGCAATGAAGGCGGCTCGGAGTCGGGCCGACCTCCTCCTGGTCAGCGCGCACGTCGGATCCAATTGGGGAACTCCCTCAGCCGAGATGCGGGCGTTGGCCCATGAGTTGCTCGATCTCGGGGCCGATTTCTATTGGGGCCATTCCAATCATACCCCCCAGGGCATCGAGCTCTATCGCGGCAAGGCCATTCTTTATTCGAGCGGTGATTTCATCGACGACTACCTGGTGGATGAGGACGAGCGCAACGATCTGTCGTTCCTGTTTGTCCTTGACTTGGAGCGAGGACGCATCGCGCATATTCTGCTCCAGCCTGTTCGGATTGAGAATTGCCGGGTGAGGCTCGCCCGTGACCAGGACGTCTGGTTTCTTCAGAGGACCATGCAGGCCAAGTGCGCCGTCCTCGGCACACCGATTGTGTTTCGCGACGGCCTCGGCACGATCGTCATACGCTGA
- a CDS encoding acetoin dehydrogenase E1 component alpha-subunit yields the protein MTAIVDRAQGLELLRQMLRIRRFEERAAELYQLGKIRGFLHLYIGEEAVATGSIPSFTNDDAIVATYREHGHALARGTSMKTLMAELYGKATGCARGRGGSMHFFDASRRFYGGLAIVAGGLPVAVGLALADKMQSRARVTACYFGDGAVAEGEFHESLNLAALWKLPLLFLCENNLYAMGTALARHQSQTDIAAKAKAYALPAEAVDGMEVLAVETATRRAVEFVRNGNGPFFLEYRTYRFRAHSMYDAELYRTKDEVAEWKRRDPISTFQQTLRTAKLLDDADLKKVESEIATEVEEAVAFAEASPWEPVEDLTNDVHTESSEL from the coding sequence ATGACGGCCATTGTAGACCGCGCTCAAGGGCTGGAGCTTTTGCGGCAGATGCTCCGAATCCGCCGCTTCGAGGAACGGGCGGCGGAACTCTATCAGCTCGGGAAAATCCGCGGCTTCCTCCACCTCTATATCGGCGAAGAAGCCGTGGCCACCGGGTCGATCCCGTCGTTCACGAACGATGACGCGATCGTCGCCACCTATCGAGAACATGGCCATGCCCTGGCTCGCGGCACTTCGATGAAGACGTTGATGGCTGAATTATACGGCAAGGCCACCGGCTGCGCGAGAGGCCGCGGAGGCTCCATGCACTTCTTCGACGCGTCGCGACGCTTTTATGGAGGGCTGGCCATCGTGGCCGGAGGCCTGCCTGTGGCCGTCGGATTGGCGCTGGCCGACAAGATGCAAAGCCGCGCTCGTGTCACCGCCTGCTACTTCGGCGACGGCGCCGTGGCTGAAGGGGAGTTTCACGAATCGTTGAACCTGGCCGCCCTGTGGAAGCTGCCGCTGCTGTTCCTCTGCGAGAACAATCTCTATGCGATGGGTACCGCCCTGGCCCGCCACCAATCACAGACCGATATTGCGGCGAAGGCGAAGGCCTATGCGCTTCCCGCAGAGGCGGTCGACGGAATGGAGGTGCTGGCGGTCGAGACGGCCACCCGCCGTGCCGTCGAGTTCGTGCGAAACGGCAATGGGCCATTCTTCCTGGAATACCGCACCTACCGGTTCCGCGCCCATTCGATGTATGACGCCGAGCTGTACCGGACCAAGGACGAGGTCGCGGAATGGAAGCGCCGCGATCCGATCTCCACCTTTCAACAGACCCTTCGCACAGCGAAGTTACTGGACGACGCCGATCTGAAGAAAGTCGAATCCGAGATTGCGACAGAAGTCGAGGAGGCTGTCGCCTTCGCTGAGGCAAGCCCGTGGGAGCCGGTCGAAGATCTGACGAACGATGTCCATACAGAGAGTTCTGAATTATGA
- a CDS encoding CBS domain-containing protein, producing the protein MRATEFFVHACDPKTLVVRQIMEDAVVKVSPTSSAMAVAELLSEHNFGSLPVVGADGTLQGLVTEFDLLKAVEQDKDLRKVSVSEIMTRDVVTATEEMPLMSLIHLLQERHLIRVPVVKDHKLVGVVARRDVVFGYVKARATYWP; encoded by the coding sequence ATGAGAGCCACAGAATTTTTCGTGCACGCCTGTGACCCCAAGACATTGGTCGTGCGCCAGATCATGGAGGATGCCGTCGTCAAGGTCAGCCCGACGTCAAGCGCGATGGCCGTCGCCGAACTCTTGAGCGAGCACAACTTCGGGAGCCTGCCGGTGGTCGGGGCGGACGGAACGTTGCAGGGGCTGGTGACGGAATTCGACCTCCTGAAGGCCGTCGAGCAGGACAAGGATCTCCGAAAGGTATCGGTGTCGGAGATCATGACGCGCGACGTGGTCACCGCCACGGAAGAGATGCCGCTGATGAGCCTGATCCACTTGTTACAGGAGCGACATCTCATTCGTGTCCCAGTTGTAAAGGACCACAAACTCGTCGGCGTGGTCGCACGACGCGATGTCGTGTTCGGATATGTAAAGGCTCGAGCGACCTATTGGCCGTAG
- a CDS encoding Mannose-1-phosphate guanylyltransferase gives MQPLVHRWLGCHRPKQYCTFVGSRSMFQHTLDRAAMVTDPRRIVAVVGRDHRREILTQLQGRTVGQVIYQPRNCETAAGVFLPLTYIHARAPQATVLIFPSDHFVHPEHRFLKTVRHTAEVAQRLPDRLVLLGTRPDRLETEYGWIIPGEPLCSSGEEPVRAVDSFMEKPSPTQADDALHHGALWNTFVFAARAELLWQIGTRCFPDLMLRFERLRRVIGQPRETDVLEAVYQDMPAYNLSSALLQQASESSAVVELQDVLWSDWGKPARVAETLRRIGRTPAFPLDCLDHPFAPRSLVADSHIPTVQP, from the coding sequence ATGCAGCCGCTCGTCCACCGTTGGCTCGGCTGCCACCGGCCCAAACAGTACTGTACCTTCGTCGGTTCCCGCTCGATGTTCCAACATACGCTGGATCGCGCGGCCATGGTGACGGACCCAAGACGGATCGTCGCCGTGGTGGGGCGGGATCATCGCCGAGAAATACTGACTCAGCTCCAGGGGCGAACCGTCGGACAGGTCATTTACCAGCCACGCAACTGCGAAACCGCCGCCGGGGTCTTCCTGCCATTGACCTATATCCATGCCCGAGCTCCCCAGGCGACGGTCCTCATCTTTCCATCCGACCACTTCGTGCATCCCGAGCACCGCTTTCTGAAGACCGTCCGCCATACAGCCGAGGTGGCCCAGCGGCTGCCCGATCGCCTGGTCCTGCTGGGAACCCGACCGGATCGACTCGAGACGGAGTATGGATGGATCATACCAGGCGAGCCGCTCTGTTCCAGCGGCGAAGAGCCGGTGCGCGCGGTTGATTCGTTTATGGAAAAACCCAGCCCGACTCAGGCAGACGACGCCCTCCACCATGGCGCCTTGTGGAACACCTTTGTGTTTGCCGCGCGAGCCGAGTTGCTGTGGCAGATCGGGACGCGTTGTTTCCCGGACCTGATGCTCCGCTTTGAACGGCTCAGACGCGTCATCGGACAACCTCGGGAAACCGACGTCCTGGAAGCCGTTTACCAAGATATGCCGGCGTACAATTTGTCGAGTGCCCTGCTCCAACAGGCTTCAGAGTCCTCAGCGGTCGTCGAGCTCCAAGACGTCCTCTGGTCTGACTGGGGCAAGCCGGCCAGGGTCGCGGAGACCCTGCGTCGAATCGGTCGCACCCCCGCATTTCCGCTGGACTGTCTCGACCACCCTTTCGCACCACGGTCTCTCGTGGCTGACAGCCACATACCTACCGTACAACCATAA
- a CDS encoding acetoin dehydrogenase E1 component beta-subunit, translating into MTTKITYREAVRAGLREALRRDPKVFLMGEDVGKYGGTYACSKGFLDEFGPERIRDTPLSESTFVGAGIGAALGGMRPIVEVMTVNFSLLALDQILNNAATLRHMSGGQFSVPLVVRMATGAGRQVAAQHSHSLEGWYAHIPGITVLTPATVTDARGMLLTALREPDPVFIFEHAYLYPMEGELEEGPLAVDISRAAVRRTGKDVSLITFGGSLWKASAAATQLAQEGIEAEVVDVRVLRPLDKESILASVRKTHRAVVIDEAWRTGSFAAEISAQIMEGVFYDLDAPVARVCSEEVPIPYPKHLEDAALPQPDKIVRAVHKLMG; encoded by the coding sequence ATGACCACCAAGATCACCTACAGAGAAGCAGTCCGCGCGGGATTGCGGGAAGCCTTGCGGCGCGACCCGAAAGTGTTTTTGATGGGAGAGGATGTCGGCAAGTATGGCGGCACCTACGCCTGCAGCAAAGGGTTCCTCGACGAGTTCGGTCCGGAGCGGATTCGCGACACGCCGCTGTCTGAAAGCACCTTCGTCGGCGCGGGGATCGGCGCGGCGCTCGGAGGAATGCGCCCCATCGTAGAAGTCATGACCGTGAATTTCAGTCTCCTTGCGCTCGATCAAATCCTGAACAACGCCGCGACCCTCCGGCACATGTCTGGAGGCCAGTTCAGCGTCCCGCTCGTGGTTCGCATGGCGACCGGAGCCGGTCGCCAGGTGGCGGCGCAACATTCCCACAGCCTGGAGGGCTGGTATGCACATATTCCCGGCATCACGGTCCTGACGCCGGCTACGGTAACGGATGCGCGCGGCATGTTGCTCACGGCGCTCCGCGAACCGGACCCTGTCTTTATTTTCGAACATGCCTACCTCTACCCCATGGAAGGCGAATTGGAGGAAGGCCCTCTGGCCGTCGATATCTCGCGCGCCGCCGTTCGCCGGACCGGAAAGGATGTCAGCCTGATCACATTCGGCGGCAGCCTGTGGAAAGCATCTGCCGCCGCGACACAACTGGCCCAGGAAGGGATCGAAGCAGAGGTGGTGGATGTGCGCGTGCTGCGCCCCCTGGATAAGGAGAGCATCCTTGCCTCTGTACGCAAGACTCACCGCGCCGTCGTGATCGACGAAGCCTGGCGCACTGGGAGTTTCGCGGCCGAGATCTCGGCACAGATCATGGAAGGGGTCTTTTATGATTTAGATGCCCCGGTGGCGCGGGTCTGCAGCGAAGAAGTCCCGATCCCCTACCCGAAACATCTGGAAGATGCAGCGCTGCCGCAACCCGACAAGATCGTGAGGGCGGTTCACAAGCTGATGGGATAA
- a CDS encoding Iron-sulfur cluster assembly protein SufB: MKVFHPEAKVTHEAAIGSVDKKELETLMARGLSPEQAVELIVSGILR; this comes from the coding sequence GTGAAGGTCTTTCACCCTGAAGCCAAGGTCACACACGAGGCGGCGATCGGCAGTGTCGACAAGAAAGAACTGGAAACCTTGATGGCGCGGGGACTCAGTCCAGAGCAGGCGGTCGAACTGATCGTGAGCGGGATTCTGCGCTAG
- a CDS encoding Phospholipid-binding protein, YbhB/YbcL family: MAFELTGSVFKEGELIPNKYTCEGSDLSPPLRWNNPPAGTRSFVLIVDDPDAPVGTWVHWVLYNIPIDVRGLAEGLPALETLPNDALQGLNDFKRIGYGGPCPPPGPPHRYVFTLYALDRDLNLKPRATKAQVLDAMKGHVLGEAHLTGRFGR, translated from the coding sequence ATGGCGTTCGAACTCACCGGCAGCGTCTTCAAGGAAGGAGAGCTGATTCCGAACAAATACACATGCGAAGGGTCCGACCTCTCGCCGCCCTTGCGCTGGAACAATCCCCCGGCCGGAACGAGGAGCTTCGTGCTCATCGTCGACGATCCGGATGCGCCGGTCGGAACCTGGGTTCACTGGGTCCTGTACAACATCCCCATCGATGTTCGCGGATTGGCCGAAGGCCTTCCTGCACTGGAGACCTTGCCGAACGACGCGCTGCAGGGCCTGAACGACTTCAAACGGATCGGGTATGGCGGTCCTTGCCCTCCACCGGGACCGCCCCACCGCTACGTCTTCACGCTCTATGCATTGGATCGCGACTTGAACCTGAAACCGCGTGCGACCAAGGCCCAGGTGCTCGACGCCATGAAGGGTCATGTGTTGGGCGAAGCGCACCTGACGGGACGGTTCGGACGATAG
- a CDS encoding DNA polymerase IV (family X) has protein sequence MAVHNADVAAVFEEIADLLEIEGANPFRVRAYRFAARTIRDLSREVAEMVAKGEDLTSLPGIGEDLAGKIKDIVATGTTALLEKHRKTVPATVTELLRIPGLGPKRVRILSQGLNIRSLSELQNAAREGRVRALPGFGEKTEQHIRDALAAQTGKERRVRSADAAPYAEALVTYLRQFPGVGRVVAAGSYRRGKETIGDLDILATARHGKDVTDRFTAYPEVEEVLARGETKASVRLKSRLQVDLRVVPNDCYGAALQYFTGSKDHSVVLRQLAQQRGLKLNEYGVFRGETRVAGETEESVYAAVGLPWIPPELRENRGEFEAARAGRLPHLLEQQDLQGDLHAHTKATDGRHSLKEMAEAARHRGLKYLAITDHSRRLTMAKGLDSGRLLMQMDEIDRLNATLSRIRLLKGIEVDILEDGNLDLPDEVLSRLDLVVGAVHGYFRLSKQQQTERILKAMDHPHFSILAHPSGRLIDRREPYEVDMLRVIRKARERGCFLEVNAHPERLDLTDIYCQMAKEEGVLLAVNTDAHSTLDLENIRFGIGQARRGWLEKSDVVNSRPLQEVRTFLKRTMGG, from the coding sequence ATGGCCGTACATAACGCCGACGTCGCGGCAGTCTTCGAGGAGATTGCCGACCTGCTCGAAATCGAAGGGGCCAATCCTTTCCGGGTGCGGGCCTACCGTTTTGCTGCCAGGACAATCCGCGACCTGTCCCGCGAGGTGGCGGAGATGGTGGCTAAGGGGGAAGACCTGACGAGTCTTCCCGGCATCGGAGAGGATCTCGCGGGAAAGATCAAAGACATCGTCGCGACTGGAACCACAGCACTGTTGGAGAAACATCGCAAAACGGTTCCCGCCACCGTGACGGAATTGCTGCGCATCCCCGGCCTCGGCCCCAAGCGAGTGAGGATTCTCTCTCAGGGACTGAACATACGCAGCCTCTCTGAGTTGCAGAATGCGGCGCGGGAAGGCCGGGTGCGGGCCTTGCCGGGCTTCGGAGAAAAAACCGAGCAGCATATCCGGGACGCCTTGGCGGCGCAGACCGGCAAAGAGCGACGGGTCAGGTCGGCCGATGCGGCGCCTTACGCAGAGGCGCTGGTGACATATCTGCGGCAATTTCCCGGCGTGGGTAGGGTTGTCGCGGCCGGGAGTTATCGTCGTGGGAAAGAAACCATCGGTGACCTGGATATCCTGGCCACGGCCCGCCATGGAAAGGACGTGACGGATCGTTTTACGGCTTACCCCGAAGTCGAAGAAGTCCTCGCGCGGGGAGAGACGAAGGCGAGTGTCCGCCTGAAGAGCCGGCTGCAAGTCGACCTGAGGGTCGTTCCCAATGATTGTTACGGCGCCGCGCTGCAGTATTTTACCGGCAGCAAGGACCATAGTGTCGTGCTGCGGCAACTGGCGCAGCAGCGAGGACTCAAGCTGAATGAGTACGGCGTTTTTCGCGGCGAAACGCGCGTGGCCGGCGAGACGGAAGAATCCGTCTATGCCGCGGTCGGCCTGCCCTGGATTCCGCCGGAACTGAGAGAGAATCGCGGGGAGTTCGAAGCGGCGAGAGCAGGACGCCTTCCGCATCTGCTGGAGCAGCAAGACCTGCAGGGCGATCTGCACGCCCATACGAAGGCCACTGACGGCCGCCACAGCCTGAAAGAGATGGCAGAGGCCGCTCGACATCGGGGATTGAAATATCTTGCCATCACCGACCATTCCCGACGATTGACCATGGCCAAGGGGCTCGACTCTGGGCGATTGCTGATGCAGATGGATGAAATCGACCGGCTCAATGCCACGTTGTCGAGGATCAGGCTGCTGAAGGGCATTGAAGTCGACATCCTTGAGGACGGGAATCTGGACCTGCCGGACGAGGTGCTCAGTCGATTGGATCTCGTGGTCGGCGCGGTCCACGGGTACTTCCGCCTTTCTAAGCAACAGCAGACCGAACGTATCCTGAAGGCGATGGATCACCCGCATTTCTCCATCCTGGCCCATCCGAGCGGACGTCTGATCGATCGGCGTGAGCCCTATGAGGTGGACATGCTTCGCGTGATTCGGAAGGCCCGTGAGCGTGGGTGTTTTCTCGAAGTCAACGCCCACCCTGAGCGGCTGGATTTGACGGACATCTACTGCCAGATGGCGAAAGAAGAAGGGGTTCTGCTGGCGGTCAATACGGATGCGCACAGCACCCTGGATCTTGAAAACATACGGTTCGGAATCGGACAGGCCAGACGAGGCTGGCTCGAAAAGTCCGATGTGGTCAACAGCAGGCCGTTGCAGGAAGTGCGGACATTTCTGAAACGGACGATGGGGGGATGA